A genomic segment from Bradyrhizobium diazoefficiens USDA 110 encodes:
- a CDS encoding branched-chain amino acid ABC transporter permease — protein sequence MLDMILSQAVNGLVLGFLYVLIAIGLSIIFGMLGIVNFAHGAFFAVGAYLAYALAKEFGWWGALAAPLLTGAIGVVVEMVLIRHLYGKEPLLGLILTFALALLAEAVLRLIFGGAPVPFAAPKFLAGFVEYGPILITKYRMFVLLTTALTLVAFWAFLAYTPYGRIIRAGSRDPEMVGLLGINLPIVFSGVFGMGCLLAGLGGLLAAPLWTITPSMAAGAIMPAFVIVTIGGLGSFLGAVVAGLLVGITTAMTIQFQPEWSGAAMYILMAAILLVRPRGLFGERWERFE from the coding sequence ATGCTCGACATGATCCTGTCGCAGGCCGTCAATGGCCTTGTGCTCGGCTTTCTCTACGTTCTGATCGCGATCGGCCTGTCGATCATCTTCGGCATGCTCGGCATCGTCAATTTCGCGCATGGCGCCTTCTTCGCCGTCGGCGCCTATCTCGCTTATGCCCTGGCCAAGGAGTTCGGCTGGTGGGGGGCGCTTGCCGCGCCGCTGTTGACCGGCGCGATCGGCGTCGTCGTCGAGATGGTCCTGATCCGGCACCTCTATGGCAAGGAACCGCTGCTCGGGCTGATCTTGACCTTCGCGCTCGCACTGCTGGCGGAGGCGGTGTTGCGGCTGATCTTCGGCGGCGCGCCCGTGCCCTTCGCTGCGCCGAAATTCCTGGCCGGCTTCGTCGAATACGGCCCGATCCTGATCACCAAATACAGGATGTTCGTGCTGCTCACGACCGCGCTGACGCTGGTCGCGTTCTGGGCCTTTCTCGCCTACACGCCTTACGGCCGGATCATCCGCGCCGGGTCGCGTGATCCGGAGATGGTCGGCCTACTCGGCATCAACCTGCCGATCGTCTTTAGCGGCGTGTTCGGCATGGGTTGCCTGCTCGCCGGCCTCGGCGGGCTCTTGGCGGCACCGCTCTGGACCATCACGCCGTCGATGGCGGCGGGCGCCATCATGCCGGCTTTCGTGATCGTCACCATCGGCGGCCTCGGCTCCTTCCTGGGTGCCGTCGTGGCCGGCCTCCTGGTCGGCATCACCACGGCGATGACCATCCAGTTCCAGCCGGAATGGTCGGGCGCAGCCATGTACATCCTGATGGCCGCCATTCTCCTCGTCCGCCCGCGCGGACTGTTCGGCGAACGCTGGGAGAGATTCGAGTGA
- a CDS encoding ABC transporter substrate-binding protein: MTDLKKTRAATGLRIGRRGLLLGATSLAASRLGMPYIGNAAAAEPIKIGMIWAKTGSIVDQAEYLAQGGMLALEQRNNTLLGRPAEIVWLDEPNPQGAQQSAERLVGEQKVVGMVGGALSSFALAISSVAKKAKIPYVAANAATGDLTGKSCNKYTFRLQPPVDVHARVLAPYCAAIGKKWYLLTASYAFGQDIKRAFTDYITANGGTVVGADEVPVGTPDYSSFILKIRAAKPDVVIGGIAASDLTTFLKQWNELGMKGKIPFAEISVGNTDLWGVGPEAADGLYTITWWYKNPNNSPEEQAMAAAYEKKYHRPAADKAWMGWLGMKSLLDSIEMAKSTEPGAIVRALENWKYRRGNLDIGYRDFDHQMTSRLLVAGIQPKISDKWDYFDVKAELPKTPDDIAKAFGSAGDSACKMDTL; encoded by the coding sequence TCGCTCGCGGCATCGCGCCTCGGTATGCCGTATATCGGCAACGCGGCAGCCGCCGAGCCGATCAAGATCGGAATGATCTGGGCCAAGACGGGCTCGATCGTCGATCAGGCGGAATATCTCGCCCAGGGCGGCATGCTCGCATTGGAACAGCGCAACAACACGCTCCTGGGGCGGCCCGCGGAGATCGTCTGGCTCGACGAGCCCAATCCGCAGGGTGCTCAGCAGAGCGCGGAGCGCCTCGTCGGCGAGCAGAAGGTCGTCGGCATGGTCGGCGGTGCGCTCTCCTCCTTCGCGCTCGCGATCTCATCGGTCGCCAAGAAGGCCAAGATCCCTTACGTCGCGGCCAATGCCGCCACCGGCGACCTCACTGGCAAGTCCTGCAACAAGTACACCTTCCGCCTGCAGCCGCCGGTCGATGTTCATGCCCGCGTTCTCGCCCCCTACTGCGCTGCGATCGGCAAGAAGTGGTACCTCCTGACCGCGTCCTACGCTTTCGGTCAAGACATCAAGCGCGCCTTCACCGACTACATCACGGCCAATGGCGGCACCGTGGTCGGCGCCGACGAGGTGCCGGTCGGCACACCGGACTATTCGTCTTTCATCCTGAAGATTCGCGCCGCCAAGCCCGACGTCGTGATCGGCGGCATTGCTGCCAGCGACCTCACTACTTTCCTGAAGCAGTGGAACGAGCTCGGCATGAAGGGCAAGATTCCATTCGCCGAGATCTCTGTCGGCAACACCGACCTGTGGGGCGTCGGCCCCGAAGCCGCCGATGGGCTCTACACCATCACCTGGTGGTACAAGAATCCGAACAACTCGCCTGAAGAACAGGCGATGGCCGCAGCCTATGAGAAGAAATACCACAGGCCAGCGGCGGACAAGGCCTGGATGGGCTGGCTGGGCATGAAGAGCCTGCTCGATTCAATCGAGATGGCGAAGTCGACCGAGCCCGGCGCGATCGTGCGGGCGCTGGAGAACTGGAAGTATCGCCGCGGCAACCTGGATATCGGCTATCGCGACTTCGATCACCAGATGACGAGCCGCCTCCTGGTTGCCGGCATTCAGCCCAAGATATCAGACAAGTGGGACTATTTCGACGTCAAGGCCGAATTGCCGAAGACGCCGGACGACATCGCCAAGGCCTTCGGTTCGGCGGGCGACAGCGCCTGCAAGATGGACACGCTCTGA